A single Eleginops maclovinus isolate JMC-PN-2008 ecotype Puerto Natales chromosome 5, JC_Emac_rtc_rv5, whole genome shotgun sequence DNA region contains:
- the pmm2 gene encoding phosphomannomutase 2 isoform X1, with protein sequence MKGATEDPSTLCLFDVDGTLTAARQRVTPDMSEFLEELKSRVRVGVVGGSDLCKIKEQLGEDVIQKMDYVFAENGLVAYKDGQLLCIQSIQAHMGEELLQDFINFCLNYMAKIKLPKKRGTFIEFRNGMLNVSPIGRSCTQEERKEFYELDQKEKIREKFVSILKEEFKGKGLSFSIGGQISFDVFPDGWDKRFCLRFVEEDFSTIHFFGDKTKPEMTTRSTATLGPSAMKCAVQRRRSGCVSSSSSHERTGPASAA encoded by the exons ATGAAAGGAGCCACCGAGGACCCGAGCACGCTCTGTCTGTTTGATGTTGACGGAACGCTCACAGCCGCAAGACAG cgTGTCACTCCAGACATGTCAGAGTTCCTTGAGGAGCTAAAGAGTCGGGTTCGAGTCGGAGTGGTAGGAGGCTCGGACCTTTGTAAGATCAAAGAGCAGCTGGGGGAAGATG TGATCCAGAAAATGGACTACGTGTTTGCTGAGAATGGTCTGGTGGCCTATAAGGATGGACAGTTGCTCTGTATCCAG TCTATCCAGGCCCATATGGGGGAAGAGCTGCTCCAGGATTTCATTAACTTCTGTCTCAACTACATGGCCAAGATCAAACTGCCTAAGAAGAG GGGGACATTCATTGAATTCCGTAATGGGATGCTTAACGTCTCCCCCATTGGGCGCAGCTGtacacaggaagagaggaaggagttCTACGAGCTGGATCAG AAAGAGAAAATCAGAGAGAAGTTTGTGTCAATATTGAAGGAAGAATTCAAAGGAAAAGGACTGTCCTTTTCGATCG GAGGCCAGATCAGCTTCGATGTGTTTCCTGACGGCTGGGACAAGAGATTTTGTCTGAGATTTGTTGAGGAGGACTTCTCAACCATCCATTTCTTTGGGGACAAGACCAAACCT gaaaTGACTACGAGATCTACTGCGACACTCGGACCGTCGGCCATGAAGTGTGCAGTCCAGAGGAGACGCAGCGGCTgtgtcagcagctcttcttctcATGAGAGGACTGGTCCTGCGAGTGCTGCTTGA
- the LOC134864785 gene encoding high mobility group protein B2-like produces MTGVKDPNKPRGKTSSYAFFVATCREEHKKKHPGTSVGFAEFSKKCSERWKTMSAKEKVKFEDLAKNDKVRYEREMKTYIPPKGAPGKGKKKKDPNAPKRPPSAFFVFCSDHRAKIKEEHPGISIGDIAKKLGEKWSTQTSKDKIPYEARAAKLKEKYEKDVAAYKAKTGSGKSDAGKKSGPGRPTAKKAVPVDDDDDDDDEDDDEDDDDDDDDDE; encoded by the exons ATGACAGGAGTGAAGGACCCAAATAAGCCCAGAGGAAAAACCTCCTCCTATGCTTTCTTTGTTGCAACATGCCGGGAGGAGCACAAAAAGAAGCACCCTGGGACCAGCGTAGGCTTTGCAGAGTTTTCCAAGAAATGCTCTGAGAGATGGAAG ACCATGTCAGCCAAGGAGAAGGTGAAGTTTGAGGATTTGGCTAAGAATGACAAGGTTAGGTATGAGCGTGAGATGAAGACATACATCCCTCCCAAAGGTGCCCCTGGAAAGGGCAAAAAGAAGAAGGACCCCAATGCACCTAAAAGGCCACC TTCCGCTTTCTTCGTGTTCTGCTCAGATCACCGTGCCAAAATCAAGGAGGAGCATCCTGGTATCTCTATTGGTGACATTGCCAAGAAGCTTGGAGAGAAGTGGTCTACACAGACTTCCAAAGACAAGATTCCTTATGAGGCAAGAGCTGCCAAACTGAAGGAGAAATACGAGAAG gatgTTGCTGCCTACAAAGCCAAGACTGGCTCAGGGAAGAGCGATGCTGGTAAGAAGAGTGGCCCCGGCAGGCCAACTGCCAAGAAAGCAGTACCCGTtgacgacgacgatgatgatgatgacgaggaCGATGATgaggacgatgatgatgatgacgacgatgatgaaTAA
- the pmm2 gene encoding phosphomannomutase 2 isoform X2: MKGATEDPSTLCLFDVDGTLTAARQRVTPDMSEFLEELKSRVRVGVVGGSDLCKIKEQLGEDVIQKMDYVFAENGLVAYKDGQLLCIQSIQAHMGEELLQDFINFCLNYMAKIKLPKKRGTFIEFRNGMLNVSPIGRSCTQEERKEFYELDQKEKIREKFVSILKEEFKGKGLSFSIGGQISFDVFPDGWDKRFCLRFVEEDFSTIHFFGDKTKPGGNDYEIYCDTRTVGHEVCSPEETQRLCQQLFFS, encoded by the exons ATGAAAGGAGCCACCGAGGACCCGAGCACGCTCTGTCTGTTTGATGTTGACGGAACGCTCACAGCCGCAAGACAG cgTGTCACTCCAGACATGTCAGAGTTCCTTGAGGAGCTAAAGAGTCGGGTTCGAGTCGGAGTGGTAGGAGGCTCGGACCTTTGTAAGATCAAAGAGCAGCTGGGGGAAGATG TGATCCAGAAAATGGACTACGTGTTTGCTGAGAATGGTCTGGTGGCCTATAAGGATGGACAGTTGCTCTGTATCCAG TCTATCCAGGCCCATATGGGGGAAGAGCTGCTCCAGGATTTCATTAACTTCTGTCTCAACTACATGGCCAAGATCAAACTGCCTAAGAAGAG GGGGACATTCATTGAATTCCGTAATGGGATGCTTAACGTCTCCCCCATTGGGCGCAGCTGtacacaggaagagaggaaggagttCTACGAGCTGGATCAG AAAGAGAAAATCAGAGAGAAGTTTGTGTCAATATTGAAGGAAGAATTCAAAGGAAAAGGACTGTCCTTTTCGATCG GAGGCCAGATCAGCTTCGATGTGTTTCCTGACGGCTGGGACAAGAGATTTTGTCTGAGATTTGTTGAGGAGGACTTCTCAACCATCCATTTCTTTGGGGACAAGACCAAACCT ggaggaaaTGACTACGAGATCTACTGCGACACTCGGACCGTCGGCCATGAAGTGTGCAGTCCAGAGGAGACGCAGCGGCTgtgtcagcagctcttcttctcATGA